A stretch of the Sulfurimonas sp. HSL3-1 genome encodes the following:
- the serA gene encoding phosphoglycerate dehydrogenase — protein MEKYKVVVCDHIHEAGLEMLQNDPQIDYVFAADVDKTALLDVIADADVAITRSSTDVDDKFIGAAKQMKAIVRAGVGVDNVDIDGCSKEGIIVMNVPTANTIAAVELTMAHMLSCMRMFPYSHDHLKNQRIWKREKWYGYELKGKKLGIIGFGNIGSRVGVRCKAFEMDVVAYDPYIPASKATDLGVKYTDSFDEILGCDIITIHTPKNSETIDIIGADEIAKMKDGVVLVNCARGGLYNEEALYDGLKSGKIRFAGIDVFKKEPATDHPLLDLDNIVVSPHLGANTFESQYNIGTQAAQQAIEAAKGIAFPNAFNLPIDETKIPAFVKPFLELGQKIGFMASELNRAPIVSIKVSAQGDIAEYLDSLSTFVTVGTLADKTGDTINYVNASFIAEQKGIKIETSAELDSSAYKNLISVKLTTDKRVVDIDATIFEEGVQRIVEVNGFDLDVEPKGNFTLFKNTDVPGVIGKVGSLLARNGVNIGDFRLGRNSNGEALAVIITDTPVKDAALSELSALEECISVDTVRL, from the coding sequence ATGGAAAAATACAAAGTAGTCGTGTGTGACCATATCCACGAAGCCGGGCTCGAGATGCTTCAGAACGATCCGCAGATCGATTACGTCTTTGCTGCCGATGTCGACAAAACGGCGCTGCTCGATGTCATCGCCGACGCCGACGTCGCGATCACACGCTCCTCTACCGACGTGGATGACAAGTTCATCGGTGCCGCCAAGCAGATGAAGGCGATCGTCCGCGCCGGTGTCGGTGTCGACAATGTCGATATCGACGGCTGTTCCAAAGAGGGGATCATCGTCATGAACGTCCCGACGGCCAATACGATCGCTGCCGTCGAGCTGACCATGGCCCATATGCTCTCCTGTATGCGTATGTTCCCCTACTCCCACGACCATCTTAAAAACCAGCGCATCTGGAAGCGCGAGAAATGGTACGGCTACGAGCTCAAAGGCAAGAAGCTCGGCATCATCGGTTTCGGTAACATCGGGAGCCGCGTCGGGGTACGCTGCAAGGCGTTCGAGATGGACGTCGTGGCTTACGACCCGTACATCCCGGCCTCCAAGGCGACAGACCTCGGCGTGAAATACACGGACAGCTTCGATGAGATCCTGGGCTGCGACATTATTACGATCCATACACCGAAGAACTCAGAGACAATCGACATCATCGGTGCCGATGAGATCGCGAAGATGAAAGACGGCGTCGTGCTCGTCAACTGTGCCCGCGGCGGCCTTTACAACGAGGAAGCGCTCTATGACGGTCTGAAATCCGGCAAGATCCGCTTCGCCGGTATCGACGTCTTCAAGAAAGAGCCGGCAACGGACCACCCGCTGCTCGACCTGGACAACATCGTCGTTTCCCCGCACCTCGGTGCGAACACCTTCGAATCCCAGTACAACATCGGTACGCAGGCGGCGCAGCAGGCGATTGAGGCAGCCAAGGGCATTGCCTTCCCGAATGCCTTCAACCTGCCGATCGACGAGACGAAGATCCCGGCATTCGTCAAACCGTTCCTGGAGCTCGGACAGAAGATCGGCTTTATGGCGAGCGAGCTCAACCGTGCACCGATCGTCTCCATCAAGGTCAGCGCACAGGGCGATATCGCCGAGTACCTCGATTCGCTGAGCACCTTCGTCACCGTCGGTACGCTGGCGGACAAGACGGGAGACACCATCAACTACGTCAACGCCTCTTTCATCGCCGAGCAGAAGGGGATCAAGATCGAGACCTCTGCCGAGCTCGACAGCAGCGCCTATAAAAACCTCATTTCCGTCAAACTGACGACGGACAAGCGTGTCGTCGATATCGACGCGACGATCTTCGAAGAGGGCGTCCAGCGTATCGTCGAGGTCAACGGTTTCGACCTCGATGTCGAGCCGAAGGGGAACTTTACCCTCTTCAAAAACACCGACGTCCCGGGCGTGATCGGCAAAGTGGGATCACTGCTGGCGCGTAACGGCGTCAACATCGGCGACTTCCGCCTGGGCCGCAACAGCAACGGCGAGGCCCTTGCAGTCATTATCACCGACACGCCGGTCAAAGACGCAGCACTTTCAGAGCTCTCCGCCCTTGAAGAGTGCATCAGCGTCGACACCGTCCGCCTCTAA
- a CDS encoding DUF2461 domain-containing protein, which yields MFSHFPAGTLPFLAELQGNNSKAWFDANKMLYHELVLEPSRAFVEEMGEHLMALVPTINAVPKVNGSLFRIYRDQRFHFDEPPLKDHIGIVFWQGGGKRMQSSAFYLHFDPQMLLVATGLRRFKPAMLSAYRSYLKSEERRRELQAILERLTQKGYRLPEKRYKRLPAGFDASMPLAELALYNCMYASTETKAALITSEMLIDTLYAHYEAMLPLQQWVYEMTLYAEQQA from the coding sequence GTGTTCTCGCACTTCCCCGCAGGAACCCTCCCTTTTCTAGCCGAACTACAGGGCAATAACAGCAAGGCGTGGTTTGACGCCAACAAGATGCTCTACCATGAACTTGTGCTCGAACCCAGCCGTGCATTTGTCGAGGAGATGGGCGAACACCTCATGGCCCTCGTGCCGACGATCAATGCCGTACCGAAAGTCAACGGTTCGCTCTTCCGCATCTACCGCGACCAGCGTTTCCATTTCGACGAGCCGCCGCTGAAGGACCATATCGGCATCGTCTTCTGGCAGGGCGGCGGCAAGCGGATGCAGAGCAGCGCCTTTTACCTTCATTTCGATCCGCAAATGCTCCTGGTCGCAACGGGCCTGCGCCGCTTCAAGCCGGCCATGCTCTCCGCGTATCGTTCCTATCTGAAATCCGAGGAGCGTCGCAGGGAGCTGCAGGCAATCCTCGAACGTCTGACACAGAAGGGGTACAGGCTGCCGGAGAAACGTTACAAGCGTTTGCCGGCCGGTTTTGACGCATCAATGCCGCTGGCGGAGCTGGCCCTGTATAACTGCATGTATGCTTCTACGGAGACCAAGGCGGCGCTGATCACGTCCGAGATGCTCATTGACACGCTTTATGCCCATTACGAAGCGATGCTGCCGCTGCAGCAGTGGGTGTACGAGATGACGCTCTATGCGGAGCAGCAGGCGTGA
- a CDS encoding AraC family transcriptional regulator, translating to MGAPLPLYTIEETINTYKYLFKPNPSFGMDFYAEGFEAKDVVLLLDDIAPSHGIPLRFDYYALFLRLKGETIRSVNHFDYTIQPQALQLVCPGSIYAFRDISEESKTYVLLFDKAFIEEENLSSEALNPLFAFHRLHQNDVVLDTASYAQVLSLYEQLSYELRQKKEDFRSMAKMLITQLLFILKREKQNAGLPQNLTRAEQLSAEFLVLIEEHFWNKKSVKAYAEMMAVTPKHLSETVKATLHRSALSYIHLRIIKEIQYLLCFGNMSIKQIAYALNFESPSQLGRFFKNHEGICPKEYRLRNRIDYPSLVPGKHR from the coding sequence ATGGGGGCGCCGCTTCCGCTATACACGATCGAAGAGACGATCAATACCTATAAGTACCTTTTCAAACCCAATCCCTCCTTCGGCATGGACTTTTACGCCGAAGGTTTCGAAGCGAAGGATGTCGTCTTACTGCTCGATGACATCGCTCCGAGTCACGGTATTCCCCTGCGGTTCGACTATTACGCCCTTTTTCTCCGGCTGAAAGGGGAGACCATCCGCAGTGTCAACCATTTTGACTACACGATACAACCGCAGGCACTGCAACTGGTCTGTCCGGGCTCCATCTATGCGTTCAGGGATATCTCGGAAGAGTCGAAAACCTATGTGCTGCTTTTCGACAAGGCGTTCATTGAAGAGGAGAACCTCTCCTCCGAAGCCCTCAATCCGCTCTTCGCCTTTCACCGGCTTCACCAGAACGATGTCGTCCTCGATACGGCGAGCTATGCCCAGGTCCTCTCCCTTTACGAACAGCTTAGCTATGAACTGCGTCAGAAAAAAGAGGATTTCAGGAGTATGGCCAAGATGCTGATCACCCAGCTGCTCTTCATTCTTAAACGCGAAAAGCAGAATGCCGGCCTTCCGCAGAACCTCACCAGGGCCGAACAGCTCAGCGCGGAGTTCCTCGTCCTGATCGAAGAGCATTTCTGGAACAAAAAGAGCGTCAAAGCCTATGCCGAGATGATGGCCGTCACCCCGAAACATCTCAGCGAAACGGTCAAAGCGACCCTGCACCGCAGCGCGCTCTCCTATATCCACCTGCGTATCATCAAGGAGATACAGTACCTGCTCTGCTTCGGCAATATGTCGATCAAACAGATCGCCTACGCCCTCAACTTCGAAAGCCCCTCACAACTGGGGCGTTTTTTCAAAAACCATGAAGGCATCTGTCCGAAGGAGTACCGTCTGCGCAACCGGATAGACTACCCGTCGCTTGTCCCCGGAAAGCATCGGTAG
- a CDS encoding cupin domain-containing protein — MLLPNRKMAVMVLASVVTGLFSGLSADEPALAYKYDDQRLQWGPCPAFLGEACKIAVLHGDPAKPHTDVLFKVPGDYKIPHHWHTSAERMILVSGNMTVQYDNQKAELIETGMYAFGPEKHPHVAYCEKGDPCVLFIAFNEPIDAFEIMKPAE, encoded by the coding sequence ATGTTATTACCGAACCGCAAAATGGCAGTGATGGTGTTGGCGTCCGTCGTGACAGGGCTTTTCTCGGGACTCTCCGCCGACGAGCCGGCACTGGCGTACAAGTACGATGATCAGCGGCTTCAGTGGGGGCCTTGCCCTGCTTTCCTCGGCGAGGCGTGCAAGATCGCCGTTTTGCATGGCGATCCGGCCAAGCCCCACACGGATGTTTTGTTCAAAGTCCCGGGGGATTACAAGATTCCGCACCACTGGCATACCTCGGCGGAGCGCATGATCCTCGTCTCGGGCAATATGACGGTCCAGTACGACAACCAGAAAGCCGAATTGATTGAAACCGGTATGTATGCTTTCGGACCAGAGAAGCATCCGCATGTCGCCTACTGCGAAAAAGGGGACCCCTGTGTGCTCTTTATCGCATTCAACGAACCCATTGACGCTTTCGAGATCATGAAACCCGCTGAATAA
- a CDS encoding DUF2238 domain-containing protein, whose product MQQEEECCYAHNRYLLLLSVLFGVEFIFLAFAPCDRHDWLLENVLVLLAVLFFATTFRTFPLSRISLTLIFLFLYLHEVGAHYTYAEVPYEAWGQSLFGISLNGLFGWERNNFDRVVHFLYGLLLAYPLREFFLRVVDVKGFWGYFFPLLVTMASSMLYELVEWGAAVYFGGDLGMAYLGTQGDAWDAHKDMLFATIGALIAMVITAAINATLQKDFVREWVHSFRVKHKHPLGENALMRLWRQRHNK is encoded by the coding sequence ATGCAACAGGAAGAGGAGTGCTGCTACGCCCATAACCGCTACCTTCTCCTCCTCTCCGTGCTCTTCGGAGTGGAATTTATCTTTCTCGCATTCGCTCCCTGCGACCGTCATGACTGGCTGCTCGAAAACGTACTGGTCCTGCTGGCCGTGCTTTTTTTCGCCACGACCTTCAGAACGTTTCCCCTCTCGCGCATTTCGCTGACGCTGATCTTTCTTTTCCTCTACCTGCACGAAGTCGGCGCCCACTACACCTATGCCGAAGTGCCCTATGAGGCGTGGGGACAATCCCTCTTCGGTATTTCGCTCAACGGGCTCTTCGGCTGGGAGCGTAACAATTTCGACCGTGTCGTCCATTTTCTCTACGGCCTGCTGCTTGCCTACCCGCTGCGGGAGTTCTTTCTGCGGGTCGTCGACGTCAAAGGGTTCTGGGGCTACTTTTTCCCCCTCCTCGTCACCATGGCCAGCTCCATGCTCTATGAACTGGTCGAATGGGGCGCGGCCGTCTATTTCGGCGGCGACCTGGGGATGGCCTATCTCGGTACCCAGGGCGACGCCTGGGATGCGCACAAGGATATGCTCTTTGCCACTATCGGCGCCCTCATTGCCATGGTCATCACCGCCGCCATCAACGCAACCCTGCAGAAGGATTTCGTCCGGGAGTGGGTCCACAGTTTTCGGGTCAAGCACAAGCACCCGCTGGGCGAAAACGCCCTGATGCGCCTGTGGCGGCAGCGGCATAATAAATAA
- a CDS encoding polymer-forming cytoskeletal protein: MITAGALLKGEIALECDVFFDGRLEGTMRSKGVITVGQNGVIVGEVKAPHLIVRGRIEGTLDVDRVEIKENGYVGGVISSKEMVIESKGIFEGESHRKTSEAAAKPVKDAAAEKPAEKKS; this comes from the coding sequence ATCATCACAGCTGGCGCTTTACTCAAAGGCGAAATAGCACTGGAGTGCGACGTCTTTTTTGACGGTCGTCTGGAGGGGACTATGCGTTCCAAGGGGGTCATCACCGTCGGACAGAACGGTGTGATCGTCGGCGAAGTCAAAGCACCGCATCTCATCGTGCGCGGCCGCATCGAAGGGACCCTCGACGTCGATCGGGTCGAGATCAAGGAGAACGGTTACGTCGGAGGGGTCATCTCCTCAAAAGAGATGGTGATCGAGTCCAAAGGGATCTTTGAAGGCGAAAGCCATCGCAAAACGTCCGAAGCCGCGGCAAAGCCCGTTAAGGACGCCGCGGCCGAAAAGCCCGCTGAAAAGAAGAGCTGA
- a CDS encoding M23 family metallopeptidase: protein MNTRFTVTIHDIDGVRQYSLHNIVKKVLLYAGAGLVTLIAAGVAFIVFLNASLNDIDEKKLQLEAHNAELRSSITAAELDLAAKQKELTTVSDRLDGIESLIGLAPDTETESSLLERVEIAQMTSVQRAALLQHIPNGSPVEYRGITSKFGYRTHPTLHRKEFHPGSDLRAPMNTPIHATADGVIEYAGLHSSSGYGRLIIVDNNYGFKTYFGHLNKISVKSGQYVRRGDVIGYTGNSGMSNGPHLHYEVRFIQRKLNPYWFIKWDLEHYATIFEKEKKVPWQSLVATITQDQHLQKLPSPTPVPPSSQLALYSKAK, encoded by the coding sequence ATGAATACACGCTTCACTGTCACGATACACGACATTGACGGCGTACGGCAGTACAGCCTGCACAATATCGTCAAGAAAGTCCTTCTGTACGCGGGAGCAGGCCTCGTCACACTGATTGCCGCAGGGGTCGCGTTTATTGTCTTCCTCAACGCCTCCCTCAACGATATCGACGAGAAAAAGCTTCAGCTCGAAGCGCACAACGCCGAACTGCGCAGCTCTATCACCGCGGCCGAGCTGGACCTGGCCGCGAAACAGAAGGAGCTGACCACCGTTTCCGACCGCCTCGACGGCATCGAAAGCCTGATCGGCCTGGCGCCCGATACGGAAACGGAGAGCAGCCTGCTTGAACGCGTTGAGATCGCCCAGATGACCTCCGTACAGCGCGCGGCGCTGCTGCAGCACATCCCCAACGGTTCCCCCGTCGAATACCGGGGCATTACGAGCAAATTCGGCTACCGTACCCACCCCACGCTCCACCGCAAAGAGTTCCATCCCGGCAGCGACCTCCGCGCGCCGATGAACACCCCCATCCATGCCACGGCAGACGGCGTCATCGAGTACGCAGGGCTGCACAGCAGCAGCGGCTACGGGCGTCTGATCATCGTCGACAACAACTACGGCTTCAAGACCTATTTCGGCCACCTCAACAAGATCAGCGTCAAATCCGGCCAGTATGTCAGAAGAGGCGACGTTATCGGCTATACGGGCAACAGCGGGATGAGCAACGGACCGCACCTTCATTACGAAGTGCGATTTATCCAGCGCAAACTCAATCCCTACTGGTTCATCAAGTGGGATCTTGAACACTATGCCACCATCTTTGAAAAGGAGAAAAAAGTACCATGGCAATCTTTGGTAGCAACAATAACTCAGGATCAGCACCTGCAAAAGCTCCCGTCACCAACACCAGTACCACCATCATCACAGCTGGCGCTTTACTCAAAGGCGAAATAG
- a CDS encoding GNAT family N-acetyltransferase, whose amino-acid sequence MHPTIICATPENARDIAVMTGELLHEIMERINVKAFRFHQDETETRAAELLSRGVYYVFLAKDPATGEAIGFISLYESYALYAEGAYGTIPELYVRPPYRSMGVGVALLKRAKDFAASRGWKRLEVTTPPLPEFDRTLNFYERHTFEISGGRKLKSDIDLS is encoded by the coding sequence ATGCACCCCACTATCATCTGCGCCACACCTGAAAATGCCCGTGACATCGCCGTCATGACCGGGGAACTGCTTCACGAGATCATGGAGCGTATCAACGTCAAAGCCTTCCGCTTTCATCAGGATGAGACGGAAACCCGGGCTGCGGAGCTGTTATCCAGAGGCGTCTATTATGTCTTCCTCGCCAAGGACCCCGCAACCGGAGAGGCGATCGGTTTTATTTCACTCTATGAAAGTTACGCCCTCTACGCCGAAGGAGCCTACGGTACGATTCCGGAACTCTATGTACGTCCCCCCTACCGTTCGATGGGAGTAGGTGTGGCGCTCTTGAAGCGCGCTAAAGATTTCGCTGCCTCCAGAGGGTGGAAGCGGTTGGAGGTGACGACGCCTCCCCTGCCGGAGTTTGACAGGACACTGAACTTCTATGAACGCCATACTTTTGAAATCTCCGGCGGCAGAAAACTGAAAAGCGATATAGACCTTTCCTGA
- a CDS encoding LysE family translocator, giving the protein MTLYDLAAFSVAMFLLAATPGPGAFITVSKALASGFNATLPVIAGIVAGDLVFLLAAIYGLAAIAEVFSLLFVMIKYAGAAYLIWLGVQLWRAPPKQMRVAASKKYGFLSGLSITLGNPKVILFYLGFLPAFVDLHALESVDVVLTALALALILGSVMLFYAFSAARTGMLFKSEQSQKRLKRTAGSVMIGTGSVLLAKA; this is encoded by the coding sequence ATGACCTTGTACGACCTTGCGGCTTTTTCGGTCGCCATGTTCTTGCTGGCCGCTACCCCCGGTCCCGGGGCGTTTATCACGGTTTCCAAAGCGCTGGCATCGGGCTTCAACGCAACCCTGCCCGTCATCGCGGGGATCGTTGCAGGCGATCTTGTTTTTCTTTTGGCCGCTATCTACGGCCTCGCGGCCATCGCCGAGGTTTTTTCGCTCCTCTTTGTCATGATCAAGTATGCGGGTGCCGCCTATCTCATCTGGCTGGGGGTCCAGTTGTGGCGTGCACCGCCCAAACAGATGCGCGTCGCGGCGTCCAAGAAGTACGGATTCCTGAGCGGCCTCTCCATCACGCTGGGCAATCCAAAAGTCATCCTTTTCTATCTGGGCTTTCTCCCCGCCTTCGTCGACCTGCATGCTCTGGAAAGTGTCGACGTTGTGCTCACCGCGCTTGCACTTGCCTTGATTCTCGGCTCCGTCATGCTCTTTTATGCTTTCTCCGCCGCGCGAACCGGCATGCTTTTCAAAAGCGAGCAGTCGCAAAAACGTCTGAAGCGCACGGCCGGGAGCGTCATGATAGGTACAGGCAGCGTTTTGCTCGCAAAAGCCTGA
- a CDS encoding cupin domain-containing protein has product MPVVSITNSDHYGWGENCDGWHLAASANLNVIRERMPQGASETRHLHSSAEQFFYILSGIATLEVSGEIYLLAPGEGFHIPAGIAHSLNNEHVLDLEFLVVSTPPSHGDRVDA; this is encoded by the coding sequence TTGCCCGTCGTTTCCATTACAAACAGCGATCATTACGGATGGGGGGAGAACTGTGACGGTTGGCATCTGGCCGCTTCAGCCAACCTCAACGTTATCCGCGAACGCATGCCGCAGGGCGCATCGGAGACCCGTCACCTCCACAGCAGTGCAGAGCAGTTCTTCTATATACTTTCCGGCATCGCCACCCTTGAGGTCTCCGGGGAAATATACCTTCTGGCCCCCGGGGAAGGCTTTCACATTCCCGCGGGGATTGCGCACTCCCTGAACAACGAGCACGTGCTGGATTTGGAATTTTTAGTGGTCTCTACACCGCCAAGCCACGGGGACAGAGTGGATGCCTGA
- a CDS encoding thioredoxin domain-containing protein — protein sequence MPNRLELEDSPYLQQHKDNPIDWYPWCDEAFERARTEARPIFISIGYSTCHWCHAMEHDVFSNETIAAILNEHYICIKVDREERPDIDKYYQEVHHLLNRKPSGWPTSVFCTPDNRPIFAGTYITPDSRGEKIGFTELSKLIATKVAQKDESLFKSADEIQAYLDKPASQAVEVKQLNATLTQRFVKQALRIFEPNSGGFSNDLKFPQIYTLNALLDISLLQNNPDAEKMLTQTLSAMHRGGMYDLIDGGFCRYSTDVDWLVPRFEKMTFDNGLHCELYARAGRMLNDASYTLIAKEVADFMTGKMQEDGLFYSASDADTEGKQGIYYTFDYDTAKTALLEHGFSADDTETILATLHVTPEGNFMGRNIVWLESPADRPEWFDAVRDVFLSLREAREYPFIDRKVQTSWSAMMIRGLFELGKSDPIYTQKAVDALEALMDFVMPQGALFHSGLIHSTPKVGAFLEDYAYLGTAFIKAYEATYDNVWLMQAQRMADHALDIFYENRRWYLSRGAFTTEADPADALYPGSIGVIVDLLLSLGILQDDSYRQFAFTTLQFYSANLAKAPISYPHLFNQAIRYRFEDLLVKANADKLADAAPSLAEVTYPYVRVKATHNKNYMLCGTQSCFAQLKTPVEIADTIREKFSY from the coding sequence ATGCCCAACAGACTTGAACTCGAAGACTCCCCCTATCTGCAGCAACACAAAGACAACCCCATAGACTGGTATCCCTGGTGCGACGAAGCGTTCGAACGCGCCCGTACGGAAGCACGCCCTATTTTCATCTCTATAGGCTACAGCACCTGCCACTGGTGCCACGCCATGGAGCACGACGTGTTCAGCAATGAAACAATCGCCGCGATCCTGAACGAACACTATATCTGCATCAAAGTTGATCGTGAAGAGCGCCCGGATATCGACAAATATTACCAGGAGGTCCACCACCTGTTGAACCGCAAACCGAGCGGATGGCCCACTTCCGTCTTCTGCACGCCGGACAACCGGCCCATCTTTGCCGGTACCTACATCACGCCGGACTCCCGCGGAGAGAAGATCGGTTTCACGGAGCTCTCTAAACTCATTGCGACCAAAGTGGCGCAAAAAGATGAGAGCCTGTTCAAAAGCGCTGACGAGATCCAGGCCTATCTGGACAAACCCGCCTCGCAAGCCGTCGAGGTAAAACAGCTCAATGCCACTTTGACCCAGCGCTTCGTCAAACAGGCGCTGCGCATTTTCGAGCCGAACAGCGGCGGCTTTTCGAATGATCTGAAATTCCCTCAGATCTACACCCTCAACGCGCTGCTGGACATCTCGCTGCTGCAAAACAATCCCGATGCCGAGAAGATGTTGACGCAGACCCTATCGGCGATGCACCGGGGCGGCATGTACGACCTCATCGACGGCGGCTTCTGCCGCTACAGTACCGATGTAGATTGGCTGGTGCCACGTTTTGAGAAGATGACCTTCGACAACGGGTTGCACTGCGAGCTTTATGCCCGTGCCGGACGTATGTTGAATGACGCGAGCTATACCCTCATTGCCAAAGAGGTCGCCGACTTTATGACCGGGAAAATGCAAGAAGACGGCCTCTTCTACTCCGCCAGCGATGCCGACACCGAAGGCAAGCAGGGCATCTACTACACGTTTGACTACGACACGGCCAAAACCGCACTGCTCGAACACGGGTTCAGTGCGGACGATACGGAAACGATCCTCGCCACCTTGCATGTGACGCCAGAGGGCAACTTCATGGGCCGCAACATCGTCTGGCTCGAGTCGCCCGCTGACCGACCGGAGTGGTTCGATGCCGTGCGGGACGTGTTCCTCTCCCTGAGAGAAGCGCGCGAATACCCCTTTATCGACCGCAAAGTCCAGACCTCGTGGAGCGCGATGATGATCCGCGGCCTCTTTGAGCTGGGGAAATCCGACCCCATCTACACGCAAAAGGCCGTCGATGCGCTGGAGGCGCTTATGGATTTTGTGATGCCCCAGGGAGCGCTCTTTCACTCGGGCCTCATTCACAGCACCCCGAAGGTCGGCGCCTTTTTGGAAGATTACGCCTACCTCGGCACCGCGTTTATCAAAGCGTATGAAGCGACTTATGACAACGTCTGGCTCATGCAGGCGCAGCGGATGGCCGACCATGCGCTGGATATCTTCTATGAGAACAGACGCTGGTATTTGAGCCGCGGGGCGTTCACGACGGAGGCGGACCCGGCAGACGCGCTCTACCCCGGTTCCATCGGCGTGATCGTCGATCTGCTGCTGAGCCTCGGCATTCTCCAGGATGACAGCTACCGGCAATTCGCCTTCACAACCCTGCAGTTCTACTCCGCCAACCTGGCGAAAGCGCCCATCAGCTACCCCCACCTCTTCAACCAGGCGATCCGCTACCGCTTCGAAGACCTGCTTGTCAAAGCCAATGCCGACAAACTGGCGGACGCCGCCCCTTCCCTGGCCGAGGTTACCTACCCCTACGTTCGCGTCAAAGCCACCCATAACAAAAATTACATGCTCTGCGGGACACAGAGCTGTTTCGCACAGTTGAAAACGCCGGTGGAAATCGCCGACACCATCCGGGAAAAATTTTCATACTGA
- the trxC gene encoding thioredoxin TrxC, whose product MDTQKMVCPHCGEINTIPIQEHYSEADCTHCRASLLETKPVGVDEAAFIKHIWNSDIVVVVDFWAPWCGPCRTMAPAFEEAATALPMKARFLKVDTDVQNLLASRYNIRSVPTLILFKNGYEINRRSRAMSVEEIHKWTGKYIV is encoded by the coding sequence ATGGATACACAAAAAATGGTCTGTCCCCATTGCGGCGAGATCAACACCATTCCTATACAGGAGCACTACAGCGAAGCCGACTGCACTCACTGCAGGGCTTCGCTGCTGGAGACGAAACCGGTCGGCGTGGACGAAGCGGCATTTATCAAACATATCTGGAACAGCGACATCGTGGTAGTAGTCGATTTCTGGGCGCCCTGGTGCGGTCCCTGCCGCACGATGGCCCCGGCATTCGAAGAGGCGGCCACAGCCCTGCCGATGAAGGCCCGTTTCCTCAAAGTCGATACCGATGTGCAAAATTTACTTGCATCACGTTATAACATCCGCTCCGTCCCGACACTCATTCTCTTTAAAAACGGGTATGAGATCAACCGCAGAAGCAGGGCGATGAGCGTGGAAGAGATCCACAAGTGGACCGGGAAGTACATCGTCTAA